A stretch of DNA from Vidua chalybeata isolate OUT-0048 chromosome 3, bVidCha1 merged haplotype, whole genome shotgun sequence:
TTTTTTCAGCCTATTAGCTTTTGCTGCACAATGCTGCTATTACTTCTAACACCAACCAcctctattttttccccatgtagTCCTGCTACAATGCATCTATCACAGTTCTAATTCTCTCAAATATCTAGTCTTTTTGCAAGGCCATATTTTGAAACTtgttgaaacttgtttctagttcaaTCTAGTTCCAAAATCAACACACCTTATCTCAGTGTTTGCATACAGATGTACAAGACTATGTGAGCTTTCTATCAAATTTTAAGAATTCTTTACAAATTAGtttcccacagccaggctgtgtgAGCAGCACACAGCCTAGGGCCCACAGGCTGGCAGGGACCAATTTCCTGCTGGGCAGGTCACTCATGGAACTGGCCACCTCCCCTCCACTCTCTAAAGCAAAGCTCCTCCACTTCCGTGGTCCTTCTGCAGACAGATGTTTCCAGCTTGCCCAAAGCTATACTGCCATAAAAGCTGATAGGtgagaaaaagcaaaccagaCTTCACCTCTCTGGTCCCATTCATAAAACAGGGAACAATCCCACAGTTCACTGAACACAGAAGTCTCTTGACTTACAGAGCCATGTGCTTTTCCTGGCCCACCCATCTGGGTAGAGCTGAAAGAACTCAATTATGTGTGGTTCAATACCTTCCTTTTGTACTGACATGGTTGGTATTTTTTAAGCTTGCCTAAAAATGCTAAATTCATATTTGTCAGTGCCCTGGATGTTTTTTATAAGCATGCTTTTTGCTCCTATGGATTACATTAGAATTGTAGCACCAAAGGGAGGGGggtgttttcctttattttttcttttaaaaaagtaacCTTTTAAAGTACTAAAATTTTAAACCTCATTTCTGTTTTACCTTCAGCTGTATCCAAGGATTAAACCTAGACAAAGAAGCTTGGCATGAAATAGTACAGAAGCCAGATTCTTGAGGTACTAATCATGGATAACTTACAGCAAAAAAAGTCCATTTTGTGTTGGTTCCAATATCATGAGACTTATTTCAATGACAATGTAATTTGAAAGCTATGAAAAATgtgctttgaaaacaaatgaaggATTGATCCATGAGCAAATGGATGAGGGCATTGTACAAGATGAAATAATGCTTACAAGCAaatgaaatgctgctgcctttggTCGAATCAAGCCATTATGTTCAAGTACCCACCCGGTTGTCTTCAAACAAGGCAGAAGATAGTCTCACTTCTTTTCTGCATTAAATACTTTTGAATTTGCCATTGAAGGAATCATCATGAAACAGACAACTTGGCTTTGTCCAAATTTATCCCGAGGCTTTTTCCAGATGGGAGAAATTGAAGTATGTGCACAGCACCCAACTGCTTATTGCTGGAAGCAGAATGTTTGTTAAAATAAGCTAAAAAAACTGAAGTGCATCTGAAGAGTGATAACCACATGACCAATCCATTAAGcaataacttttttaaaagcagtagcACCTTAGAAATTCTATGTATTCAAAATATCATGTGCTGTAACAGAAATGTAGTTTTAGATTCCTCTTTTTACAAAGAGCCTCatgtatttattgtattttatacTTTGAAGACTAAGTGTAGAAACTTTCTGTAGTCTTTGGCAATGTACTTGTTTTTACTCTACTTGTTTACTCCACCATTAAACTTTTGTCTCCTCTTAAGCTTTAACTCTGGGTATTTTAATAGtgatttttattagaaaagttACCAGTAAGACACACTGTTGTTCTACGTTACACTAACTTTCAGCTACTTTCTGTATTAAACTGagcccctcctccccctccattCAAGGTAGTTTTGCTGCATTTAAAATTGAGCTGAGTCTGTTAGTGACACATTGTTAACTTTAAAAGCTAAGGGACATACTTAAGGTAAAAACACAACTTGGTACaagtattttccaaataaagcCTTTCCTATAGAGCTATCCTTTCTATCTCTCCATTTGGCAATAATTTGATACTGAACAGTATTTAATGGAGGAGCAAATAATTCCTTAAGGGTATTTAGAAAATGCCTCACCCTGCAGGCTACTAGGTAAGTCCTACTGCTTTCTGAAAAGGTGCTCATAAGGAAGAAATAGTTTGTAAGGAGGACACAGTTCCTCAGGTGGGGAAACTAAAGGCAGCAGCAATTGGCTCACAGTCACAGCCTCTGCTTTCAACAGGCTGGGTGTGGCGTATATAGTATCAatctctaagaaaaaaaattgctttttcagcagaaataacaGTCTGGCAAactttatttctacttttttttttttaaattaaattctttcttgTATTTCAAAGGAAGATAAATAAGATACAGGAACTCAAGATTCCACCTGGGAGCACGGGCTTTCTCTAAGAATCTTGTTAccagcagcctccagctctgggcacctCAATGCTCACTTCAATCAAAGATGTACTTGCTACTCAAATTCTTTAAAGAATATTTCACTAGGATAGTGCTGGGGCTTGGAACCCCTATCTCTGAGTACAGGTGTTTAGATATGCAATACTACCTCTTTACTAATTTCAGATATGCAGGATGTTAttcaaaaagcactttttaaaaccaGACTGTCAAGCTATAATgagcttttcttcctgaagtCCTGTAAAACACCTTAAATACAAAGATATTAGCAAAGCAGTGTTTTCAAAACTTGCACTGAGGATTGATACTAAGCTACAGCCTTTTTCCAGAGGCTATATGAGAGTAGGCACCGACTGTCAGACCCATAAAAATGAGGTTGCAGGTTCTTCTGTGGAAGTagaatgcttttcttcttgcaaTTGCATGCAAAGTCTGCTTGCTTTGTGTAAGTTAAGGCACATTCATGTTTGGATATTACTTGTATAGCTTGATTATCTTCACCGGATCATGCTCTTGTTGAGGTCTCAGGCTGATGCCAGTGGCTCAAATGACAGTAAAGCACAGATACTGTAgcaagagagagaggaaaacaagattGTATTTAGTAAAAAGACCTGTAGCAAGCAAGCAGAGCTGCATTTCTAGCATATAGTCAGCCTGTTGTTACAGAAGTAATTTTAGGTTCTTTCCTGAGCGATTTAAATTTATATCTCATTTAAATCAGAGTTTTGGGATTCTTAGGTTCAGAAATAAGTTATGTTCAGGTAATAAGGAAGTCAAACACATGTAGGAGGGTACTTTTCTCCAAACCTAGTCCTTTCTACAGGGCACACATGGGGCAGAAAGAAGCAGACATGAGCAAGACCATCAGTCTTGCCTACACAACTGCACCAACATTTTGCTCTGTTGAtagaaaaggcagggaagaagCCAAAATTACTGCTTTTACCAAAAGTGGCTTCTGGTGCAAGTAGCTGTGTCTGCTAGAGAATATGTTGTGATGTaggtacatttttaaaaggtaacCTTTCTAAGGCTACTTACAAATACAAGGTAGATAAATCCAGCACAAATGTGAGTACTTAAAACCAGCCATCCTCAGTCAGAATGGAGCAGGACAGACTCTACATTCCCCTCCCcaccattttccccccaaaaataaaaacaaatgttttagaGCGAAATGAAGTTACATTAACAAGGTTCAATTCTATTGTcccactttttttctgtatccaGTTTTCTACACATTTCTATGGTTGTAAAGAGATGACAGACAAGGGTAAATACAGGAACTAATTTGAAAGTCTTCCCTTTCCTTGTGCTTCAGGATCAATGAGGAATTTAGTCCCAGAATCTAAAACCTGACAACAGCCTACACGCCAAATCAGAAAGGGCCACTCCAAAGTCATTGTGCAGGAGCCAGACTGAACATTTTTAATTGTTACCTAGTATTTTTTAATCAACATAGAGTTGTTTGCAGGGAGGACTGGCTGTAGTTCAGCAGCCTGGCCTAAAAGACTGATTCCTGGATCTAGGAGAAGCCAGATTAATATCTCAGGTTTGAATTTGTCTGAGTACCTTATCTTGGGCTTCTGGACAGTTCTGCCTGGACAGTTATCCTGCTGGAATCACAAGGCAGCAGACCCTGTCTGGTTACTGAGCATGTACTCACTGAACAAGGTTTCGAGCCGAATCAAACACCGCATCAAGTTGTCAAAGTCAATGATGAGATCCTCATCAGCAAAACGAGCCACGATGACCTGATGTAACTGGCAGTTCAGTTTGAACCCTGAAATTACAATGCCAAGGATTTAAAAGACTCTATTTCCAAAGAGTAAACATGGGTACAAAATTAAATGCCTGATCTTGCGtggtggcaggaggggaaggcTCCAGAGTGCCCAAAATTCAGTAAGATGGGACTGTATGGCTCTGAGCATCTCTCAACCCTGCTTGAAACTGATGGAATCCTATGAAGAGACAGATCAATATAAATACCTGCTGTTTCCAGTGCCCTCCTCATCTCATACGAGTTCATGGTACCCGATCGATCCACATCAATTTCTCTGtaaattttctgcaaaacacaaaacccaaagTGAAACCTTGACAATAATTCAGAGCATGGTTTGGTTTCTGGcagaagtgaaatattttgaaatgcagcCTGCGTGTTATTTAAAGAACTTTGCAACATTGATCTGAAGGACTTGGTACTTACATCCATTTGTTCTAaaagttgctttaaaaataagtttttttaatgcagtagCCAGAGCAGATAAAGACAAAACCTGGGGGATTACAGACACACAGTCCCTGCTTTGGGAAAGGTGACTGTGCACATTGTATGGCACAAATCAGTCTACAGCCACTTCTACGAGTGATTGTTCTCCCGAAGGGGTTGCGTCTCACCTGGTATTTCTGAATCTTTGTCCAGAGGGTGTGGAACTCCTTCAGTCCCAGTTTGCCACTCCCATCATTCTTCTCTGAGTTAAGGAAGTTTcttcagagggaagaaaaaggggtTTCCTCTCCCTCCGCTGGGTTTACTTGCATGGGCAGTtatgactaaaaaaaaattgcaaacagGAGAGGGATTCAAGTCCTCTCTGAAGGACTCATCCTCTCTCCAGACTCATCTTGCTGAATACACAATTGTTGTCCAagatttctttctaaatcaTTATGATCATTAATTTAAATCATGACGAGTTCACAAGCTCTTTCTGCACCCCCGCTGCAAGTCTCTGTCTTTCCACTACAAGTATAAACGAGCCAGGATGATTCCATTTTATTCTGCATAGTGGGTTCAACACTGCAGTTactggagcacaagtcctggGTCTGGATTATAAACAGGAAAAGCCACAGCCAAGCCTCCTATTTGGAGACCTTCAGCTCTTGAGCGAACAGCTAACAAAAGAACCTGGTCATGGTACTGCTCCCAAAACCTGCCAAGGAGTGCCTGTGCACTGCTGTATTTCACACCAAATTATAGGAAAGTATCACCTTGTGTTggtaattttccatttttccaacTCTACAATTCAACTCCCACTGCAAAGAGAAGCCAAACACAACTATTCTTAGACCTGATCCTTCATCCTACAGTTTTGCCTGTATCTTAGGGAGTAAAAGCTCCTAAAATCCTGCATACTCTCTGCTTTCTGTATGGCatgtcaaaacaaaacactgtatttgtttccctcattttccatttgttAAGTCCCCCTATGGCTTTGTGATGCTCTTACCAATTCCAGCCAGATAACAGAGAGGTGAAACAGCTCTACAGCCAAGGCCATCCTGACCATGCTGAGAGCCTTTTCCCAGCACAAACATCACTTTGTCCCCAGCTAGATCAGAACACCCAACAGCTGGGAAGGCTTCCAAGCAGACTTTGTCTGATAGATTTTCCCATTACTTGGGATAACACACGTgtgaacaacaacaacaaggGAGTGGCTTTCTCAGGGGAATCAGGGTAAAGCCAGCTTCTCCACCTCAGGAGCCATTAGTACATCAGGATGGACCCACCAGGGAGCAAAGGCAGCTGGCCTGCTTCAGCACAGGAAGGGGAATATCATCTAGGAAGAGCTTTAAAGGACACATCTAACAGGTCAACCATTATTTTGCATGTCTCAATACTAAAGCCATCAGATTTAATATCTTGGCCTGtaaagaaagagcaaaaggCAGGATTATCACTGCATGCTGAACCACAGCACCTTGCTAAATGAGCTCTCCAACCAGCTTTTATTTGCTTCCAATGGTGCCATCCTTTTGGCTGACAAAGAGGCTTTGGGTGCAAGTGAGCTGGGATGTGTCCTCAAGCAAACAGCCTGAGTAGTCTGGTTTGTAGGCGTGCTGCAGGAGCAAGAGACAGAGACAAAAGCTTTCCTGCTCTTACTGCCTGCCTGCAAAGTGGACTTCTATGGACAATGTGGACTTCTACCTTATGGAGGTCAGCAGAAAGTGGCTTCATGAAAGGTTGAACATGAAGCCAAGCTTGGTAGCCAGCAACAGCCCATTGCTGATTACTGGCTGCTGCACACAAACATACACCACAGTCCTGACCATCTGATAAGATTTCACTTTGGAAATTAAAGAGACAACTATTTCTCCAAGCACTTGTTTCTTGAGAAAAAGAAGCTCAGAGTTTCAAAGTTTCTCCTCCTCCTTAGGGACACCCCAGACCATTGGCTGGGCTACTGCTTGAATCACTCCTGGGTGGTTCAATACTAAAACAGCAGCAATATCTCTCTTGCTTATTATCAAGGGTTATTCGAATCCATCCATCTTCCTGGCAGCCAATTCCCAGTGGCAGATGCTGGGATAAAAGACACCCATTTGTACCCTGCCAAAGCACACATCCTGTGAAACACCTTCTGGGCTGGCACGGCCTCAGCGTTTCTGCAACCccctgaagcagcagagaagagcaCGTGGTCGTGACCATATGGAGAACCAAGCAGCATGTctggggcagagcccaggctctgtccctgcccaggtcAGTGGTGCCCTCTGTGCTCCCATGGCCACAGTAGAAACCTGCTGGTGGCCATCTGAAGCTGCTGGTGGAGGAAGGCACTCACGTTTAGCCAGGATTTTATTCAAGGTGCTGTGCAGTTTGAAGGCGGAAGTCTCTGCATCCTGTGGAAAAGACGAAAACAAATTTTCCACCATGAGCTGCAGACACCATCTGCAGCTTCTGATTCCTTTGGGCAAGTTGGCCAATTTCTAACACCCCTTGGAGTTCAGTTCCCTTGAATGGAAGCAAGTGAGAAGCTCTCCCCACCTCCCATTCCCAGGAGCACCATCAATTTCCAGAGATTAGCACATCCAGCAGCAAGGTGTGTCCAAGGCAAGAGCAGCCTGGGGagaagcccagcccagccaaatgctctgcccagggacagAATTCAGGCCCTGCAGAGATAAAAGTCGAGCCTACAGTTCAAAAGGAGCAGACATTGTTCACCAGGAGTGCTCCCAAATCCGCTATGGAAGCAGGTGGGTGACTGCACAGGTTCTGGGATGCACAATTGTGCTCACACTTGAGAGCTGACTCTGCACAGGAATTAAACTCTGTCCTGGGGGAGGCATCTCTCTTGCCCATTCACCATGATGCCAGTAAGATATTACCAGAAAATTACTCACACTTCTTGCTAGCTGGccaaaaagctttttaaagctGGATTCAATGTCATCTTCACTGATCTCAGTCTAaaagacagaaacagagaaTGTCAAAAGGGGAAAAGTTTCTGCCTGAGAAAGACTTAATGCATTTCCTTGCCcttaataaaaaattcaaattacaaGGTTGAAGGTACAGTGTTTTTTACTAtgattttattcagttttattttcagggGCACCTCAAAATACTGGCATTGTAAATGCTGGAAAAAACACCCACTACACACGAGGTAGCTGCATTAGTAAGCaaagcattcccagctccagcaagACTAAACATATGGTGAGCCACTATTTACTCCTGGAAACAGCATTACATGCAGaaacagccctgctgctgaaaGCGGCTCTCCTGGATTCCTGGAGAACAAAGGGAATTTCCTGTGGCTCCAGTTACTCTTGAGAGTATACCTCTGCCTGGGAAGTCC
This window harbors:
- the LOC128785697 gene encoding calpain-2 catalytic subunit-like isoform X2, which gives rise to MQEFSTSRVIDDEIEGNFDETEISEDDIESSFKKLFGQLARSDAETSAFKLHSTLNKILAKRQDIKSDGFSIETCKIMVDLLDNDGSGKLGLKEFHTLWTKIQKYQKIYREIDVDRSGTMNSYEMRRALETAVSVLYCHLSHWHQPETSTRA
- the LOC128785697 gene encoding calpain-2 catalytic subunit-like isoform X1, whose translation is MQEFSTSRVIDDEIEGNFDETEISEDDIESSFKKLFGQLARSDAETSAFKLHSTLNKILAKRQDIKSDGFSIETCKIMVDLLDNDGSGKLGLKEFHTLWTKIQKYQKIYREIDVDRSGTMNSYEMRRALETAGFKLNCQLHQVIVARFADEDLIIDFDNLMRCLIRLETLFISVLYCHLSHWHQPETSTRA